GTCGAAAGAAAAGCGAAAAGCTAAATTTGTAATCTCTCTGGAGACAAAGGGAAAGCCAAAGGCAGAAAAGCTAAACTGGGAAACTATGAAAGTGGCAGCGAATATATGCCCTGCTGTTTTTCTTGTCTAGAGGCAACGCATGCTCGTCTGCTCGTGGAACCTTTCATCGGACCAATCTCAATGCTCTTTTAATTCTCTCCCCATGATGCATGCTTGCAAACATGGTCACTTCAATGTTATCGTTCATAAAacgttttagatatttcaatatggccTACATATGAACTGATGAACAAACACACTACAAGTGTTAATATATATACACATCCAAATCAGAAATAATTTAGAACGTCTTACATTTGTACATGCATACATGCAACCAATTGAAATGCAATTAGAAACGTGAAGTAAAATTACAATGTGAATGGCCGAGAGTTAATTTTCATCTTTACTTGATGCAGGGCTGCGATGCCTCAGTTCTGCTGGCCACCAACCCCGGCGGGGGCAGGACAGAACGGGTGGCTCCTCCGAACAACCCCAGCCTCCGCGGCTTCGAGGTGATCGACGCGGCCAAGGCCGCGCTCGAACGGAGCTGCCCCCGcaccgtctcctgcgccgacatcctCGCCTTCGCCGCGCGCGACAGCATCACCCTCACCGGCAACGTCGTCTACTCTGTCCCCGCCGGCCGCCGTGACGGCAGCATCTCTCGCGAGGAGGACGCCAACAACAACCTGCCCCCGCCGACCTTCACCGCGCAGCAGCTCATCGACCGGTTCCAGAACAAGACCCTAACCGCCGAGGAGATGGTCCTCCTCTCCGGCGCCCACACCGTCGGCCGCTCCTTCTGCTCCTCCTTCGTGGACCGCATCTGGAACGGCAACACTCCCATCGTACGTCCCTCGAGTGAGACACCATATTAGTTTACGTATATACGTCCGCTGAACTATCATCTATCAGGTGGATGCAGGGCTGAGCCCGTCGTACGCGGCGCAGCTGCGGGTGCTGTGCCCGTCGAACACGTCGCAGGCGACGGCCCCGATCGACCCGGGCTCGCCCAACGTGCTGGACAACAACTACTACAAGTTGCTGCCGCGCGGCATGGGGCTCTTCTTCTCCGACAACCAGCTCCGGGTCGACGGGAACCTCAACGTGCTGGTGAACCGCTTCGCGGGGAACGAGACCCTGTGGAAGGAACGCTTCGCGGCCGccatggtgaagatgggccgcatcCAGGTGCAGACCGGGAACTGCGGCCAGGTACGGCTCAACTGCAACGTCGTCAACCCGACGTCGTCGTCGGTCAGCCTGGCGGGCTCAGTCGAAGAGGACGGCCTCGTTGCCACGAGCTAGCCGAGACTGACGCACACACATGGTGCACCGATCGAGTCAGCATGGTGTTCTCAACTTCTCCCCGCCGGCTTCTTCTTCCTCGGATCATCTGTTTTTTTACATGTAATCACCCATGTCAGCATGCATGTGTGCGCTTTTATTTTATCTTACGGAGTACTACTATACTTCCACTTGTGCCAAGTTTGTTTTGTCCCCAATCGGAACGAAACTCTAGTCCTCAGTTGTGCCCATTTGAATTGAACAACTCTCATATACTCTACACGGTCAACAATACAGAATTTTGATTGAGTGTTATTTAGTCACATGCATGATAATTTCCAATTATACTTAACCAGGCTCTatctctaagagcatctccaacagcggtGCCAAAAGACGTGCGCGCGCGGTAAACTATAGTGCGCGCTTCAGTAGTGACGGGAAAGTAGCACGTGCGGGAAACGATTGCGCGCACGGGAAAAAGCAGCAGCTTGCACGCTAGATTTGGCCCACCGCTTTCGGCGCGCCTATAAATTGCGGCGCTCGCCACGCGGCCTCCACACTGCCACGCGCACTCTCCCCACTCCCTCTGCCGCTTGCTCGCCTagacaccaccgcgccaccatgccgtcgcGCCGCCGGGGATCGTCTGGCTACcgcggagtccgcgagcgcccCGGCGGCACCTACTACGCTGAGAT
The sequence above is drawn from the Triticum aestivum cultivar Chinese Spring chromosome 7A, IWGSC CS RefSeq v2.1, whole genome shotgun sequence genome and encodes:
- the LOC123151633 gene encoding peroxidase 1, with product MAMEGRTGAALIAALCAVCLLPGLARAQLRVGFYQRSCPNAEALVRQAVAAAFAKDAGIAAGLIRLHFHDCFVRGCDASVLLATNPGGGRTERVAPPNNPSLRGFEVIDAAKAALERSCPRTVSCADILAFAARDSITLTGNVVYSVPAGRRDGSISREEDANNNLPPPTFTAQQLIDRFQNKTLTAEEMVLLSGAHTVGRSFCSSFVDRIWNGNTPIVDAGLSPSYAAQLRVLCPSNTSQATAPIDPGSPNVLDNNYYKLLPRGMGLFFSDNQLRVDGNLNVLVNRFAGNETLWKERFAAAMVKMGRIQVQTGNCGQVRLNCNVVNPTSSSVSLAGSVEEDGLVATS